GGGTAACAGCGACAATAATAATGCCGAAGATTAAGAGCCAGGCAGGATGTTCGTAATCGCCGACGATATCTTTTCGCTTCGAAGCAAACAAAATTGTGCCCAAAGTAAGGGGCAAAATTAAGCCGTTAAGTGAGCCGGCTAAGACCAGTAAGGTGACTGGCCGACCGACGGTAACGAACAGCAAGGTGGAAGCGGCGATGAAGCCCATAATCCATTTCGGTACGTTGCGTTCAATGGTGTCAAAAAGTGTGCGCAAGAAAGAGACCGAGGTATACGAAGCTCCTACCACCGAGGTAATGGCCGCCGACCACAATACAACGCCGAAGAACTTGTAACCCAGCATGCCGGCGCCAATCTGGAACGCTGAGGCCGGTGGGTTGGCCGGGTCCAAGGAGGCACCGGTGGATACTACGCCCAGGACAGCCAGGAACAACAGCACGCGCATGATCCCGGCGATAGCCATGCCGTTGATGGCACTGCGGTTCACCTTCTCCAGATTATCGGACCCCATGATTCCGGCATCCAACAGGCGGTGGCCACCGGAGAAAGAAATATAACCGCCCACAGTTCCGCCGACCAAGGTGATAATAGAGAGCAAAGAGACCTCAGTGGGAGCTACCATGCGCACCACAGCTTCGCCCACCGGCGGCTTAGTGACGGCACTGACGTAAAGAGTGAGGGCAATCATAAGCAAGCCCAAATACTTAGTAAAACTATCCATAGTCCGGCCGATTTCTTTGGACGAGAAAATGCCGAAGGCAATGACAGCGGAA
The Bacillota bacterium genome window above contains:
- a CDS encoding divalent metal cation transporter, yielding MKPKGSDDQRNIANVLLGAAFLMATSAIGPGFLTQTALFTEQLRANFAFVILTSVILSLGAQLNIWRVISMSGLRGQDIANKVLPGLGYVVAFLVALGGLAFNIGNVGGAALGLNVLFGLDLKLGAIISAVIAFGIFSSKEIGRTMDSFTKYLGLLMIALTLYVSAVTKPPVGEAVVRMVAPTEVSLLSIITLVGGTVGGYISFSGGHRLLDAGIMGSDNLEKVNRSAINGMAIAGIMRVLLFLAVLGVVSTGASLDPANPPASAFQIGAGMLGYKFFGVVLWSAAITSVVGASYTSVSFLRTLFDTIERNVPKWIMGFIAASTLLFVTVGRPVTLLVLAGSLNGLILPLTLGTILFASKRKDIVGDYEHPAWLLIFGIIIVAVTLYMGITSLKGMAALWQK